The Hymenobacter sp. GOD-10R genome includes a window with the following:
- the rpoB gene encoding DNA-directed RNA polymerase subunit beta, which produces MATPKAEALQKADERINFAKIKKVIEYPDFLDVQLQSFQDFFQLETAAESRADEGLFKVFAENFPISDSRENFVLEFIDYHVDPPKYSVDECIDRGLTYSVPLKAKLRLICNDTDNEDFETIEQEVFLGNIPYMTEKGSFVINGAERVIVSQLHRSPGVFFAQSKHTNGTKLYSARIIPFKGSWIEFATDVNNVMYAYIDRKKKFPVTTLLRAIGYGTDKDILDLFGLSEEVKADKKSLKKAVGRKLAARVLRTWTEDFVDEDTGEVVSIDRNEVLLERDSTIEEEDIDTILNAGAKSVILHRENVNIADFAIIYNTLQKDNSNSEKEAVEQIYRQLRNTEAPDEETARDIIQKLFFSDKRYDLGDVGRYRINKKLGLDKNWEARVLTNEDIVLIVKYLIGLINSKAVVDDIDHLSNRRVRTVGEQLYAQFGVGLARMARTIKERMNVRDNEDFKPVDLINARTLSSVINSFFGTNQLSQFMDQTNPLAEVTHKRRVSALGPGGLSRERAGFEVRDVHYTHYGRLCTIETPEGPNIGLISSLCVHARVNGMGFIETPYRAVKEGKVDVTEQVKYLTAEEEDTHHIAQANARIDEEGNFLSELVKGRFEGDFPVVEPGEYSYMDVAPNQIVSVAASLIPFLEHDDANRALMGSNMQRQAVPLLRPQAPIVGTGLEGRTAIDSRTLVVAEGTGVIDYVDANKIIVKYDLTQEDILVSFDAERVTYDLIKFRRTNQDTCINLTPIVKRGQRVEKGQPLCEGYGTNNGELALGRNMQVAFMPWQGYNFEDAIVISERVVRDDIFTSIHIEEFELEVRETKRGEEELTSEIPNVSEEAVRNLDDNGIIRLGAEVKEGDILIGKITPKGETDPTPEEKLLRAIFGDKAGDVKDASLKAPPSLNGVVIGTKLFSRPKKDKNLRAKSKKEVEELKDRYAQELRGVKAVMVDKLVQLLEGKTSQGVKHKFGDEILSKGAKFGKKNITEALFPEKNPYKDESNYAVPEEVNMFKDLILENWTSDEKVNGMVLQLVKNYTKRRNNITARFKRDRFTLEVGDELPAGIVQLAKVYIAKKRKLKVGDKMAGRHGNKGVVARIVRDEDMPFLPDGTPMDIVLNPLGVPSRMNIGQIYETVLGWAGLKLGRTYATPIFDGATEEEVSRELTEAGLPRFGRAYLHDGLTGDRFDQPVTVGVIYMLKLGHLVDDKMHARSIGPYSLITQQPLGGKAQFGGQRFGEMEVWALEAFGASNVLQEILTVKSDDVIGRAKAYEAIVKGDVLPKPNIPESFNVLIHELRGLALEITLD; this is translated from the coding sequence TTGGCTACACCGAAAGCAGAGGCTTTGCAGAAAGCCGACGAGCGAATCAATTTCGCCAAGATTAAGAAAGTTATCGAATACCCAGACTTCCTGGACGTGCAGCTGCAATCGTTCCAGGATTTCTTTCAGTTGGAGACGGCTGCCGAAAGCCGTGCTGACGAAGGTCTGTTTAAGGTATTTGCGGAGAACTTTCCGATTTCGGACTCGCGCGAAAACTTCGTGTTGGAGTTCATTGACTACCACGTTGATCCACCAAAGTATTCGGTTGACGAATGCATTGACCGTGGTTTGACGTATTCAGTACCCTTGAAGGCTAAACTGCGTCTTATCTGCAATGATACGGACAATGAGGACTTCGAGACGATAGAGCAAGAGGTTTTCTTGGGGAATATTCCCTACATGACCGAAAAAGGCTCTTTCGTAATTAACGGTGCTGAGCGCGTTATTGTATCGCAATTGCACCGTTCGCCTGGGGTTTTCTTTGCTCAAAGCAAGCACACCAACGGTACTAAGCTGTACTCAGCTCGTATTATTCCGTTCAAAGGCTCGTGGATTGAGTTTGCTACGGACGTGAACAACGTGATGTATGCTTACATTGATCGGAAGAAGAAGTTTCCAGTAACAACGTTGTTGCGTGCTATCGGCTATGGCACCGACAAAGACATTCTCGATCTATTCGGTTTGTCGGAAGAGGTCAAGGCTGACAAGAAGAGCCTCAAGAAAGCTGTTGGCCGCAAGCTAGCTGCTCGGGTACTGCGTACCTGGACGGAGGACTTCGTAGACGAGGACACTGGTGAGGTTGTATCTATCGACCGGAACGAAGTGCTTTTGGAGCGCGACTCTACTATTGAGGAAGAAGATATTGACACGATCCTAAATGCTGGGGCAAAGTCGGTAATTCTGCACCGTGAAAATGTGAATATTGCGGATTTCGCAATCATCTATAACACGCTTCAGAAGGATAATTCCAACTCAGAGAAAGAAGCTGTCGAGCAGATATATCGTCAACTCCGTAATACGGAGGCTCCTGATGAAGAAACTGCTCGAGACATCATTCAGAAGCTGTTCTTCTCTGATAAGCGCTATGACTTAGGTGATGTTGGCCGTTACCGGATCAACAAGAAACTAGGTCTTGATAAGAACTGGGAAGCTCGGGTACTAACCAACGAGGACATCGTCCTTATCGTGAAGTACTTGATCGGCTTGATCAACTCGAAGGCAGTAGTCGATGATATTGACCACTTGTCTAACCGCCGAGTACGTACCGTAGGTGAGCAGCTTTACGCTCAGTTTGGCGTAGGTCTGGCCCGTATGGCACGTACGATTAAGGAACGCATGAACGTGCGCGACAACGAGGACTTCAAGCCGGTTGACTTGATCAATGCTCGTACTCTGTCGAGCGTTATCAACTCGTTTTTCGGTACAAACCAGTTATCACAGTTCATGGACCAAACGAACCCGCTAGCTGAGGTGACGCACAAACGTCGCGTATCAGCTCTTGGGCCAGGAGGTCTGTCACGTGAGCGTGCTGGTTTCGAAGTACGTGACGTTCACTACACGCACTACGGTCGTCTTTGTACTATTGAGACGCCGGAAGGACCGAACATCGGGCTAATTTCGTCATTGTGCGTGCATGCTCGTGTGAACGGCATGGGCTTTATTGAGACACCTTACCGTGCCGTGAAAGAAGGCAAGGTAGATGTAACTGAACAAGTAAAGTATCTAACTGCTGAAGAGGAAGATACTCACCACATTGCTCAGGCTAACGCTCGTATCGACGAAGAAGGAAACTTCTTGTCGGAACTTGTAAAAGGTCGCTTTGAAGGTGACTTCCCAGTAGTAGAGCCTGGTGAGTACTCCTATATGGACGTAGCTCCGAACCAAATTGTGTCGGTGGCTGCTTCGTTGATTCCTTTCTTGGAACATGACGACGCCAACCGTGCACTGATGGGTTCGAACATGCAACGTCAAGCAGTACCGCTACTCCGTCCGCAGGCACCTATCGTGGGTACTGGTCTGGAAGGCCGCACAGCTATTGACTCGCGTACGCTGGTCGTAGCTGAAGGTACAGGTGTTATCGACTACGTTGATGCTAATAAGATCATTGTAAAATATGATCTGACACAAGAAGATATTCTCGTGAGCTTCGACGCTGAACGTGTTACCTATGATCTTATCAAGTTCCGTCGTACCAACCAAGATACTTGCATCAACCTGACCCCGATCGTAAAACGCGGGCAGCGTGTTGAGAAAGGTCAGCCATTGTGCGAGGGTTATGGCACTAACAACGGTGAGCTAGCTTTAGGTCGTAACATGCAGGTGGCGTTTATGCCATGGCAGGGTTACAACTTCGAGGATGCTATTGTTATCTCTGAGCGTGTAGTTCGCGACGATATCTTCACTTCGATTCACATCGAAGAATTTGAGTTAGAAGTACGTGAAACAAAGCGTGGCGAAGAGGAACTGACTTCGGAGATTCCAAACGTTAGTGAGGAAGCCGTTCGTAACCTTGACGATAATGGTATCATCCGTCTAGGTGCTGAAGTGAAGGAAGGTGACATTCTGATCGGTAAGATCACGCCGAAAGGAGAGACTGACCCAACGCCGGAAGAAAAGCTGCTCCGTGCCATCTTTGGTGACAAAGCTGGTGATGTGAAAGACGCTTCTCTTAAAGCGCCACCCTCATTGAACGGTGTGGTTATTGGCACGAAGCTGTTCTCGCGCCCGAAGAAAGACAAGAACCTACGCGCTAAGTCGAAGAAGGAAGTAGAAGAGTTGAAAGACCGCTACGCCCAAGAGCTTCGTGGTGTGAAGGCTGTGATGGTTGACAAGCTGGTGCAATTGCTAGAAGGTAAAACTTCGCAAGGTGTAAAGCACAAGTTCGGTGACGAAATTCTTTCGAAAGGAGCAAAGTTCGGCAAGAAGAACATCACGGAGGCGCTCTTCCCCGAGAAGAACCCTTACAAAGATGAGAGCAACTATGCTGTGCCAGAAGAGGTGAATATGTTCAAAGACCTCATCTTGGAGAACTGGACGTCTGACGAGAAGGTGAATGGTATGGTGCTACAATTGGTGAAGAACTACACCAAGCGTCGCAACAACATCACGGCTCGTTTCAAGCGCGACCGGTTTACCTTGGAAGTAGGTGATGAATTACCCGCTGGCATTGTACAGCTCGCCAAAGTGTACATCGCGAAGAAGCGCAAGCTGAAAGTGGGTGACAAGATGGCCGGCCGTCACGGTAACAAAGGGGTAGTAGCTCGTATCGTTCGCGATGAGGACATGCCCTTCTTGCCGGATGGTACCCCGATGGACATCGTGCTCAACCCGCTTGGTGTACCTAGCCGTATGAACATCGGTCAGATCTATGAAACGGTACTAGGCTGGGCAGGTCTGAAGCTAGGTCGTACGTATGCTACTCCAATTTTTGATGGTGCTACCGAAGAGGAAGTATCACGTGAATTGACAGAAGCTGGCTTGCCACGCTTTGGCCGCGCTTACCTGCACGATGGTCTGACGGGTGACCGTTTCGACCAGCCTGTAACGGTAGGTGTAATCTACATGCTGAAGCTAGGTCACTTGGTTGATGACAAGATGCACGCTCGTTCTATTGGACCCTACTCGCTTATTACGCAGCAGCCGCTGGGTGGTAAGGCGCAGTTTGGTGGTCAGCGCTTCGGCGAGATGGAGGTGTGGGCACTAGAAGCTTTCGGTGCTTCCAACGTACTACAGGAAATCCTGACGGTGAAGTCGGACGACGTGATTGGCCGTGCCAAGGCGTACGAGGCAATCGTAAAAGGTGACGTGCTGCCAAAGCCAAATATTCCTGAGTCATTCAATGTGCTTATCCACGAGCTACGTGGTCTGGCTCTGGAGATTACGCTTGATTAG
- the rpoC gene encoding DNA-directed RNA polymerase subunit beta', with translation MAFAKNKKLVQDFSKVTISLASPESILERSNGEVVKPETINYRTYKPEMGGLFCERIFGPVKDWECHCGKYKRIRYKGIICDRCGVEVTEKKVRRERMGHIELVVPVAHIWYFKSLPNKIGYLLGLPTKKLDQIIYYERYVVVQPGVLAEEGVQQLDFLTEDEYLDIIDKLPRENQMLPNEDPNKFIARMGADALQLLLERTNLDELSYSLRDSAAHETSQQRKAEALKRLRVVEAFRDAATRIENKPEWMVIRMVPVIPPELRPLVPLDGGRFATSDLNDLYRRVIIRNNRLKRLIEIKAPEVILRNEKRMLQEAVDSLFDNSRKVNAVRAEGNRALKSLSDMLKGKQGRFRQNLLGKRVDYSGRSVIVVGPELKLHECGLPKNMAAELFKPFIIRKLIERGIVKTVKSAKKIVDRKDAVVWDILENVLKGHPVLLNRAPTLHRLGIQAFQPRLIEGKAIQLHPLVCTAFNADFDGDQMAVHVPLGPAAILEASMLMLASHNILNPANGAPIAVPSQDMVLGLYYVTKGKRSTDDENVQGEDRMFYSDEEVVIAINEGQLSKHAYIKVRTKVRDENDELVTKVIETVAGRVLFNQLVPEEVGFVDELLTKKKLQQIISLVFKRSGMARTAQFLDDIKTLGFQSAYKGGLSMGLGDIQIPAEKDALVAQAQADVAAVTQNYQMGLITDNERYNQVIDIWTRINNQITETLMGRLEKENQGFNSIYMMMHSGARGSREQIRQLGGMRGLMAKPQKSLQGSVGEIIENPILSNFKEGLDVIEYFISTHGARKGLADTALKTADAGYLTRRLVDVSQDVIVNEVDCGTLRGLEVSALKDNEDIVESLAERILGRVAVHDVVHPVTDEVILPAGEEITEEYTRLIDNAGIETVEIRSVLTCESKRGICAKCYGRNLSSGRMVQKGEAVGVIAAQSIGEPGTQLTLRTFHVGGTASNIAVEASIRAKFNGVVEFEDIRTVDSTNAEGEKVKVVMGRSGEIRIVEPNTGKVYISNHVPYGSFLYADEGQQVEKGFVMCNWDPYNAVILSEFDGTVQYDAITEGVTYREESDEQTGHREKVIIESRDKTQNPSIIVKPGKSGDTEGQKGYSIPVGSHINVENGDKIKAGHILAKIPRAVGKTRDITGGLPRVTELFEARNPSNPAVVSEIDGVVTYGTVKRGNREIFVESKDGVKKKYMVPLSKHILVQDNDFVRAGMPLSDGAITPTDILNIQGPGAVQEYLVNEIQEVYRLQGVKINDKHIEVVVRQMMQKVVILDAGDTTFLENQVIDKITFMEENDTIIDMKVVTEAGDSPNLKPGQIVSARRLRDENSSLKRRDLKLVQVREAQPAVSRPTLQGITQASLGTQSFISAASFQETTKVLSEAAIRGKADELLGLKENVIVGHLIPAGTGLREYTRQVVGSKEELEALQAAKAEAPEPKRTSRASKRETSVQE, from the coding sequence ATGGCGTTTGCAAAAAATAAAAAACTGGTGCAGGACTTCTCGAAAGTCACTATTTCACTGGCTTCGCCCGAATCCATTTTGGAGCGGTCGAACGGAGAGGTAGTGAAGCCCGAGACGATCAACTACCGGACGTACAAGCCTGAAATGGGTGGCTTGTTCTGCGAGCGGATTTTCGGTCCTGTGAAGGATTGGGAATGCCACTGCGGCAAATACAAGCGCATTCGTTATAAAGGCATCATCTGCGACCGTTGCGGCGTAGAGGTGACCGAGAAAAAGGTGCGTCGTGAGCGGATGGGCCACATCGAATTGGTGGTGCCTGTTGCTCACATTTGGTACTTCAAGTCTTTGCCCAACAAAATTGGCTACCTGCTGGGCCTGCCCACCAAGAAGCTAGATCAGATCATCTACTACGAGCGTTATGTAGTAGTACAACCTGGTGTTCTGGCTGAGGAGGGTGTACAGCAACTCGACTTCCTCACCGAAGATGAGTACCTCGACATCATCGATAAGCTCCCCCGCGAGAACCAGATGTTGCCGAATGAAGACCCTAATAAATTCATTGCCCGGATGGGAGCCGATGCGCTGCAACTTCTGCTGGAGCGCACCAACCTAGATGAGCTTTCCTATTCTCTCCGCGACTCTGCGGCGCATGAAACTTCACAGCAGCGTAAAGCTGAAGCGTTGAAGCGTCTGCGCGTAGTAGAAGCGTTCCGCGATGCGGCTACTCGTATCGAGAACAAGCCGGAGTGGATGGTAATTCGCATGGTACCGGTAATCCCACCGGAACTGCGTCCGCTTGTGCCGTTGGATGGTGGCCGCTTTGCTACCTCCGACTTGAACGACCTGTATCGTCGCGTAATTATCCGTAACAACCGCTTGAAGCGTCTGATCGAGATCAAAGCGCCTGAAGTGATTCTGCGGAACGAGAAGCGTATGCTACAGGAAGCGGTTGACTCGCTGTTCGACAACTCGCGTAAGGTGAACGCCGTGCGCGCTGAAGGTAACCGTGCACTGAAGTCGCTGTCTGATATGCTGAAAGGCAAGCAGGGCCGCTTCCGTCAGAACTTGCTAGGTAAGCGTGTTGACTATTCAGGTCGTTCGGTTATCGTCGTTGGTCCTGAGCTGAAATTGCACGAGTGCGGTCTGCCCAAGAACATGGCAGCTGAGCTGTTCAAGCCGTTCATCATCCGTAAGCTCATTGAGCGCGGTATTGTGAAGACGGTAAAGTCAGCAAAGAAGATCGTTGACCGCAAAGATGCCGTGGTATGGGACATCTTGGAGAACGTACTGAAAGGACACCCTGTGCTCCTGAACCGTGCTCCTACGCTGCACCGTCTAGGTATTCAAGCTTTTCAACCACGTCTAATTGAGGGCAAAGCTATTCAGCTGCATCCTCTCGTTTGTACTGCCTTCAACGCTGACTTTGACGGTGACCAGATGGCTGTGCACGTTCCACTAGGACCGGCTGCTATCTTGGAAGCTTCGATGCTCATGTTGGCGTCGCACAACATCCTGAACCCTGCCAACGGCGCACCTATTGCGGTACCGTCGCAGGACATGGTTCTAGGTTTGTACTACGTAACCAAAGGCAAGCGTAGCACCGACGATGAGAACGTACAAGGTGAAGACCGTATGTTCTACTCCGATGAGGAAGTAGTAATTGCCATCAACGAAGGCCAGCTTTCGAAGCACGCTTACATCAAGGTGCGTACGAAAGTACGTGACGAAAATGATGAGCTTGTAACGAAAGTTATCGAGACTGTTGCTGGCCGTGTGCTGTTCAACCAGTTGGTGCCTGAAGAAGTAGGTTTTGTTGACGAATTGTTGACGAAGAAGAAGCTTCAGCAAATCATCTCGTTGGTGTTCAAGCGTTCGGGCATGGCTCGTACCGCTCAGTTCCTTGACGACATTAAGACCTTAGGTTTCCAGTCAGCTTACAAAGGTGGTCTGTCGATGGGTCTAGGTGACATCCAGATTCCTGCGGAGAAAGATGCTCTGGTAGCCCAAGCTCAAGCAGATGTAGCTGCCGTGACGCAGAACTACCAGATGGGTCTGATTACAGATAACGAGCGTTACAACCAAGTTATTGACATCTGGACGCGTATCAACAACCAGATCACGGAGACGCTAATGGGACGCCTTGAAAAGGAGAACCAAGGCTTCAACTCGATCTACATGATGATGCACTCTGGTGCTCGTGGTTCGCGTGAGCAGATCCGTCAGCTTGGCGGTATGCGTGGTTTGATGGCTAAGCCTCAGAAGTCGTTGCAAGGTTCGGTAGGTGAGATTATTGAAAACCCGATTTTGTCTAACTTCAAAGAAGGTCTAGACGTTATCGAGTACTTCATTTCAACCCACGGTGCTCGTAAAGGTCTTGCTGACACTGCTCTGAAGACAGCTGACGCAGGTTACCTGACCCGTCGTCTAGTAGACGTATCACAAGACGTAATCGTGAACGAAGTAGACTGCGGTACGCTGCGTGGCCTTGAAGTTTCGGCTTTGAAGGACAACGAAGACATCGTAGAGTCACTGGCTGAACGTATCCTAGGTCGTGTAGCTGTTCACGATGTAGTTCATCCTGTAACAGACGAAGTAATTCTGCCGGCTGGTGAAGAAATCACCGAAGAATATACTCGCTTGATTGACAATGCTGGTATTGAGACGGTGGAAATCCGTTCAGTACTGACTTGCGAATCGAAGCGTGGTATCTGTGCTAAGTGCTATGGTCGTAACCTGTCTTCAGGCCGCATGGTACAGAAAGGTGAGGCAGTAGGTGTTATCGCTGCACAATCCATCGGTGAGCCTGGTACCCAGTTGACGTTGCGTACGTTCCACGTAGGTGGTACAGCTTCTAACATCGCAGTTGAGGCTAGCATCCGCGCTAAGTTCAACGGTGTAGTAGAATTCGAAGACATCCGTACTGTTGACAGCACCAACGCTGAAGGCGAGAAGGTAAAAGTTGTAATGGGCCGCTCGGGTGAAATCCGCATCGTGGAGCCTAACACAGGTAAAGTTTACATTTCGAACCACGTGCCTTACGGCTCGTTCCTCTACGCTGACGAAGGTCAGCAAGTAGAGAAAGGGTTTGTGATGTGTAACTGGGACCCTTACAACGCTGTCATTCTATCCGAATTCGACGGTACTGTACAATATGATGCTATTACGGAAGGTGTCACTTACCGTGAAGAGTCGGACGAGCAAACAGGTCACCGCGAGAAAGTAATCATTGAGTCTAGAGACAAGACGCAGAACCCCTCGATCATTGTGAAGCCTGGTAAGTCAGGCGACACAGAAGGTCAGAAAGGATACAGCATTCCGGTTGGTTCGCACATCAACGTGGAGAACGGCGACAAGATCAAAGCTGGCCACATCCTAGCTAAGATCCCGCGTGCCGTGGGTAAAACCCGTGACATCACCGGTGGTCTACCTCGCGTTACTGAATTGTTCGAAGCTCGTAACCCATCGAACCCAGCTGTTGTGTCGGAAATTGATGGTGTAGTAACTTACGGTACGGTGAAGCGTGGTAACCGCGAAATCTTCGTCGAGTCGAAAGACGGTGTGAAGAAGAAGTACATGGTGCCATTGTCTAAGCACATCCTAGTGCAGGACAATGACTTCGTACGTGCTGGTATGCCACTTTCTGATGGTGCTATCACGCCAACTGACATCCTGAACATTCAGGGGCCAGGTGCTGTGCAGGAGTACCTCGTGAATGAAATTCAGGAAGTATATCGCCTGCAGGGTGTAAAGATCAACGACAAACACATCGAGGTGGTAGTTCGTCAGATGATGCAGAAAGTGGTCATCCTTGATGCTGGCGACACAACCTTCCTGGAGAACCAGGTAATCGACAAGATTACGTTCATGGAGGAAAACGATACCATCATTGACATGAAGGTCGTTACTGAAGCAGGAGACTCTCCGAACTTGAAGCCTGGCCAGATCGTGAGTGCCCGTCGTTTGCGCGATGAGAACTCTAGCTTGAAGCGCCGTGACCTCAAGTTGGTGCAGGTACGTGAGGCGCAGCCCGCTGTGTCGCGTCCTACACTTCAAGGTATCACACAGGCTTCGCTCGGTACTCAGTCGTTCATCTCGGCAGCATCCTTCCAGGAGACGACGAAGGTGCTTTCAGAAGCTGCCATCCGTGGTAAGGCTGATGAGTTGCTCGGACTGAAGGAGAACGTGATTGTGGGTCACCTCATTCCAGCCGGTACTGGCCTGCGTGAATACACGCGCCAAGTTGTTGGCTCGAAAGAGGAGTTGGAAGCGCTGCAAGCTGCTAAAGCTGAAGCTCCTGAGCCCAAGCGTACTTCGCGAGCTAGCAAGCGGGAAACTTCTGTACAGGAGTAG
- a CDS encoding DUF3467 domain-containing protein: MEQEPSDLNNPQDPNAINIELPEAIAEGEYVNLAMIAHSSSEFVIDFIRMMPGVPKAKVKSRIVLTPEHAKRLLSALGDNLTRFEQTFGAIKQHADVPSFPMNFGGTMGEA, encoded by the coding sequence ATGGAACAAGAGCCTTCTGACTTGAATAATCCACAGGACCCTAACGCCATCAACATTGAATTGCCAGAAGCTATTGCGGAAGGCGAGTACGTAAACCTAGCTATGATAGCTCATAGCAGCAGCGAGTTCGTGATAGATTTTATACGAATGATGCCTGGTGTTCCAAAAGCCAAAGTAAAGTCACGCATCGTTCTCACGCCGGAGCATGCTAAGCGCCTACTGAGCGCATTAGGAGACAACCTCACTCGATTTGAACAAACATTCGGTGCTATCAAGCAGCATGCGGATGTACCTAGCTTTCCGATGAACTTTGGTGGAACGATGGGTGAGGCATAG
- the rpsL gene encoding 30S ribosomal protein S12: MPTINQLVRKGREKLTTKSKSPALDSCPQRRGVCTRVYTTTPKKPNSAMRKVARVRLTNGKEVNAYIPGEGHNLQEHSIVLIRGGRVKDLPGVRYHIIRGALDTAGVNGRLQRRSKYGAKRPKPGQPVATGKGGKPAPGKKK; the protein is encoded by the coding sequence ATGCCAACCATCAATCAATTAGTACGAAAAGGAAGAGAGAAGCTGACGACCAAGTCGAAGTCGCCTGCTCTCGATTCTTGCCCGCAGCGCCGTGGCGTGTGCACCCGTGTATACACCACTACGCCTAAGAAGCCGAACTCGGCCATGCGTAAAGTCGCTCGCGTGCGTCTCACCAATGGCAAAGAAGTCAACGCCTACATCCCAGGCGAAGGCCATAACCTGCAGGAGCACTCGATCGTGCTGATTCGCGGTGGCCGTGTAAAAGACTTGCCAGGTGTACGTTACCACATCATTCGTGGTGCCCTCGACACAGCTGGTGTAAATGGTCGTCTGCAGCGCCGTTCCAAGTATGGCGCTAAGCGTCCTAAGCCAGGTCAGCCAGTAGCAACTGGAAAAGGCGGCAAACCAGCACCCGGTAAGAAGAAATAA
- the rpsG gene encoding 30S ribosomal protein S7: MRKSKPKKRILLPDPKYKETLVTRFVNYMMYDGKKNLAYTIFYDACELVEQRTKENGLEQWRKALNNVMPSVEVKSRRVGGATFQVPIEVRADRKISVGMKWMIQYARRRGEKTMKDKLAGEIIAAAKGEGASVKKKDDTHRMAEANKAFSHFRF, from the coding sequence ATGAGAAAGTCAAAACCAAAGAAGCGCATTCTCCTGCCTGACCCAAAGTACAAGGAGACGCTAGTAACCCGTTTCGTAAACTACATGATGTACGACGGGAAGAAAAACCTAGCTTATACCATTTTCTACGATGCTTGTGAATTAGTTGAGCAGCGTACTAAAGAGAATGGATTAGAGCAGTGGCGCAAGGCATTAAATAATGTAATGCCGAGCGTGGAAGTAAAAAGCCGCCGCGTAGGCGGTGCTACTTTTCAAGTGCCGATCGAAGTACGTGCTGACCGTAAGATCTCAGTTGGCATGAAATGGATGATCCAGTATGCACGTCGTCGTGGCGAAAAGACCATGAAAGACAAGCTAGCTGGTGAAATCATTGCAGCTGCCAAGGGAGAAGGTGCTTCTGTTAAAAAGAAGGATGACACCCACCGGATGGCTGAAGCTAATAAAGCTTTCTCGCACTTCCGATTCTAG